The Arachis ipaensis cultivar K30076 chromosome B07, Araip1.1, whole genome shotgun sequence genome includes a window with the following:
- the LOC107607218 gene encoding E3 ubiquitin-protein ligase ATL31-like: MVYSTVKHLKTGHSASLQCTVCLSEFKDMDKLRLLPKCSHVFHPECIDAWLASHVTCPVCRAKMKSENMEFKVEIQELEGSANHMFDEMSERMGEVSCDGNEGGVGEGDDGVFGECHGTSKVRAFGLLVSSHSTGHSLVEPGKSLEWFTLRLPEELRKQILEANHKCSGGSGGMKRSTSYDVVLQSEVGEGSSSNKGSKNSRWVLSMTPPFVSRSWGHFSTSFSLAPSNECSTCSGIPRLWGSSAAREEKGCEGREGLQLV, translated from the coding sequence ATGGTTTATTCCACCGTGAAGCACCTCAAAACGGGTCACAGTGCGTCGCTTCAGTGCACTGTGTGCTTGAGCGAGTTCAAGGACATGGACAAGCTCAGACTTTTGCCAAAGTGCAGTCACGTGTTTCACCCCGAGTGCATCGACGCGTGGCTCGCCTCGCACGTGACTTGTCCTGTCTGCAGGGCCAAGATGAAGTCGGAAAACATGGAGTTCAAGGTGGAGATTCAGGAGTTAGAGGGAAGTGCCAACCATATGTTCGATGAAATGTCTGAGAGAATGGGTGAGGTTTCTTGTGATGGGAACGAAGGTGGGGTTGGTGAGGGAGATGATGGGGTTTTTGGGGAGTGTCATGGGACCTCAAAGGTGAGAGCTTTTGGGTTGTTGGTGAGTTCCCACTCTACGGGTCACTCTCTTGTGGAACCGGGGAAGAGCTTGGAGTGGTTCACTTTGCGATTGCCTGAGGAATTGAGGAAGCAGATTCTGGAAGCCAATCATAAGTGTAGTGGTGGTAGTGGTGGGATGAAGCGTTCGACAAGCTACGACGTCGTTTTGCAGAGTGAAGTTGGTGAAGGTAGTAGTAGTAATAAGGGGAGTAAGAATAGTAGGTGGGTGTTGTCTATGACACCTCCGTTTGTTTCTCGCAGTTGGGGTCATTTTAGTACTTCTTTTAGTTTGGCACCGTCAAATGAGTGCTCAACATGCTCTGGGATTCCTAGGCTTTGGGGTTCTTCAGCGGCAAGGGAAGAGAAAGGATGTGAAGGGAGAGAGGGTTTGCAACTGGTATGA